One genomic region from Bactrocera tryoni isolate S06 chromosome 3, CSIRO_BtryS06_freeze2, whole genome shotgun sequence encodes:
- the LOC120770282 gene encoding uncharacterized protein LOC120770282 isoform X1 — protein sequence MTDSEPVSLEFIEDPYLPKLDNITTPSLDEDTELDDQLVDLADWTNETEQYLRDLTLDQIFYDVDSDYTNTLELQAVETEFIATKLANQLPSTSIAKRFRLRFFTKRSMREVKVTFIDFSKPYLAKISSSENYKKFLNIGSTITKDNTSKLSEPASPVASVASADIAAEFAALTAEEQEKQRAEWSQELARVEEEINTLRTVLASKTRHASDLKRKLGITMWKEITDDMNQGLKNVKESSVFQSVEQSVGNLTKAVHDAPIFQRTESVLKSTSEKTASVFGSITSGITSKFSQMKNSDSMRSIEEKVGSAYENVKVSYEHNNFLCQPHATRVSTSRSGSINSFPDALNENNSSSGLNSPTESITK from the exons ATGACAGACTCCGAACCGGTCAGTTTGGAGTTCATCGAAGATCCATACTTGCCCAAATTGGATAATATCACAACTCCATCACTAGATGAGGATACCGAATTGGATGATCAATTGGTGGACTTGGCCGATTGGACAAATGAGACTGAACAATACTTAAGAGATTTAACATTAGATCAAATTTTTTACGATGTAGATTCAGATTATACGAACACGCTTGAACTTCAGGCTGTCGAAACGGAATTTATAGCAACGAAACTAGCCAATCAATTGCCTTCAACGTCAATCGCAAAACGCTTCCGATTACGATTCTTTACGAAACGTTCAATGCGTGAGGTTAAAGTGACGTTTATTGATTTCTCTAAACCATATTTAGCCAAGATTTCGAGTAGTGAGAATTATAAGAAATTCCTAAATATTGGTTCCACAATTACCAAAG ATAATACTTCAAAACTATCGGAACCAGCATCTCCAGTAGCATCTGTTGCGTCCGCTGATATTGCTGCCGAGTTTGCCGCACTCACCGCAGAAGAGCAAGAGAAGCAACGGGCCGAATGGAGTCAA GAACTTGCTCGCGTTGAAGAGGAAATAAATACATTGCGTACAGTACTGGCATCGAAAACGCGACATGCCTCAGATTTGAAACGCAAACTGGGGATCACTATGTGGAAAGAGATTACGGACGATATGAATCAGGGCCTGAAGAATGTTaaagaaagctctgt ttttcaaagTGTTGAACAAAGTGTTGGCAATCTTACGAAGGCCGTGCATGATGCCCCAAT CTTTCAACGTACCGAATCGGTGCTCAAGTCCACATCGGAAAAGACCGCTTCAGTATTTGGTAGTATAACTAGCGGCATAACTTCAAAATTCTCACAAATGAAAAACTCGGATTCGATGCGTTCGATTGAAGAGAAGGTTGGCTCAGCCTATGAGAATGTTAAAGTAAGCTATGAACACAACAATTTTTTGTGCCAACCCCATGCG